In Haematobia irritans isolate KBUSLIRL chromosome 1, ASM5000362v1, whole genome shotgun sequence, a genomic segment contains:
- the Mst85C gene encoding mst85C, producing MQRPPADPLSQHQIFPTDIMFRQQQPAPNMLPTPTSNWSMESMPWKIRKTDQSGDVMEFTAHSRKDLMNRTALLHQKRKPDPVLPPFPVKQFISEEKITAHFNGLHISSDYIQHNAGNSSDAPSTTGKCFSNLSYEDYQITAKELEKKLLNANRITICDELKKMHEEQKKVSYFPEALLNRIEKPCTALVLWQPPPPIINMFKHNAFTNANESTTPYNDFNNDDSLIPDVDLPPEREEDDDIDDFVDNNNTCSLDFNNIKPDSMDQDM from the exons ATGCA GCGGCCACCGGCTGACCCATTATCTCAGCATCAAATCTTCCCAACTGACATCATGTTTAGACAACAACAACCGGCTCCAAATATGTTACCAACGCCGACGTCGAATTGGAGCATGGAGTCAATGCCTtggaaaataagaaaaacagaCCAGAGTGGTGATGTTATGGAATTTactgcacattcacgaaaagacTTGATGAATCGGACTGCATTGCTGCATCAAAAACGGAAGCCAGATCCTGTCTTACCACCATT CCCGGTAAAGCAATTCATTTCGGAAGAGAAAATAACTGCACATTTCAATGGTTTACATATATCTAGTGATTATATTCAACACAATGCGGGAAATTCCTCAGATGCGCCATCTACAACCggtaaatgtttttcaaatcttAGTTACGAAGATTACCAAATTACTGCAAAGGAATTGGAAAAGAAATTGCTTAATGCAAATCGAATAACAATTTGCGACgaattgaaaaaaatgcatGAGGAACAGAAGAAGGTATCTTATTTCCCAGAAGCTTTACTTAATCGCATAGAAAAACCATGTACAGCTTTGGTTCTTTGGCAACCACCACCACCCATAATAAATATGTTCAAGCACAACGCATTCACAAATGCCAATGAAAGTACAACTCCATATAACGATTTTAATAATGACGATTCTCTTATACCCGATGTTGATTTGCCACCCGAAAGAGAAGAAGATGATGACATTGACGATTTTGTTGACAATAACAATACTTGCAGCTTAGATTTTAACAATATAAAACCCGATAGCATGGATCAAGATATGTAG